From Ochotona princeps isolate mOchPri1 chromosome X, mOchPri1.hap1, whole genome shotgun sequence, one genomic window encodes:
- the PRAF2 gene encoding PRA1 family protein 2 — protein MSEVRLPPLRALDDFLLGSARLAVPDPCDTQRWCHRVINNLLYYQTNYLLCFGFSLALAGYIRPLHTLLSALTVVVALGGLMWAAETRAAVRRCRRNHPAACLAAVLAIGFLVLWVTGGAYTFLLSIAGPVLLILVHASLRLRNLKNKIENKIESIGLKRTPMGLILEALGQEQEAGS, from the exons ATGTCGGAGGTACGACTGCCACCGCTACGAGCCCTGGACGACTTTCTTCTGGGGTCGGCACGCCTGGCGGTTCCAGATCCTTGCGACACGCAGCGTTGGTGCCATCGTGTCATCAATAACCTTCTCTACTATCAAACTAACTACCTTCTATGCTTCGGTTTCAGTCTCGCTCTGGCCGG GTACATACGCCCGTTGCACACGCTCCTAAGCGCTCTGACAGTGGTGGTGGCCCTGGGCGGACTGATGTGGGCAGCTGAGACCCGAGCAGCTGTGCGCCGCTGCCGTCGAAACCACCCGgctgcctgcctggctgcagtgctggccattgGCTTCCTCGTCCTCTGGGTCACCGGTGGCGCTTACACCTTCCTGCTCAGCATCGCCGGGCCAGTGCTTT TGATCCTGGTGCACGCCTCCCTGCGCCTGCGCAACCTTAAAAACAAGATTGAGAACAAGATCGAAAGCATTGGTCTCAAGCGGACACCAATGGGGCTGATCCTAGAGGCGCTGGGAcaagagcaggaggctggatcctAG
- the CCDC120 gene encoding coiled-coil domain-containing protein 120 isoform X1, translating into MEVKSQLISSSTVNTPAAPFGEAAPQVKSERLRGLLDRQRALQEALSLKLQELRKVCLQEAELIGHLPPECPLEPGERPQLVRRRPPAARAYPPPHPNPAHHSLCPAEELALEALEREVSVQQQIAAAARRLALAPELTTEQRRRRRQVQADALRRLHELEEQLGDVRACLGLPGLPPPQPLPVPTGALMTTQGVCLGTRLTQLSQEDVVLHSESSSLSESGASHDNEEPRGCFSLAERPSPPKAWDQLRTVSGGSPERRAPWKPPPSDLYGDLKSRRNSVASPTSPTRSLPRSASSFEGRSVPATPVLTRGSGPQLCKPEGLHSRQWSGSQDSQMGFPRAEPASDRASLFAARTRRSNSSEALLVDRAAGAGAASPPAPLAPSTAGPPVCKSSEVLYERPQAAPAFSSRTAGPPDPPRAARPSSAAPASRGLPRLPPVCGDFLLDCSLDRGLPLRGGSGPAGWGELLPAAEVPGPLSRRDGLLAMVPGPPPAYATDGSSPLLRSKDLHTRAARTKPCGLPPEAAEGPEGHANPLLWMPPPTRIAPAGERGHKNLALEGLRDWYIRNSGLAAGPQRRPVPPHAGPPHPPFLPSRCFEVGQAQYGVPSQAPLPHSRSFTAPPVSGRYGGGCFY; encoded by the exons ATGGAAGTCAAAAGTCAGCTGATCAGCTCATCTACTGTCAACACCCCAG CTGCCCCATTTGGAGAAGCTGCCCCCCAGGTGAAGTCTGAGCGGCTGCGTGGGCTGCTTGACCGGCAGCGGGCCCTGCAGGAGGCGCTGAGCCTGAAGCTTCAGGAGCTCCGCAAAGTGTGTCTCCAGGAGGCG gaGCTGATTGGCCACCTACCCCCTGAGTGTCCACTGGAGCCTGGTGAGCGGCCCCAGTTGGTCCGCCGGCGGCCCCCTGCAGCCCGTGCCTACCCTCCACCGCACCCCAACCCAGCACATCACTCCTTGTGCCCTGCCGAG GAGCTGGCTCTCGAGGCCCTGGAGCGCGAAGTATCTGTGCAGCAACAGATCGCAGCAGCTGCCCGccgcctggccctggctcctgagctGACCACAGAGCAGCGCCGGCGCCGGCGCCAGGTGCAGGCCGATGCACTGCGGAGACTCCACGAGCTGGAGGAGCAGCTTGGCGATGTGCGGGCTTGCCTTGGCCTCCCAGGGCTCCCAccgccccagcccctgccagttCCCACGGGTGCACTCATGACTACCCAGGGAGTCTGTCTGGGCACACGCCTCACTCAGCTCAGCCAAG AGGACGTAGTTCTGCATTCGGAGAGCAGCTCCCTGTCTGAGTCCGGGGCCAGCCATGACAATG AGGAACCTCGTGGCTGCTTCTCTTTGGCTGAGCGCCCATCACCACCCAAAGCCTGGGATCAGCTGCGGACTGTGTCTGGGGGGAGCCCTGAGCGGCGTGCCCCATGGAAACCACCCCCATCAGATCTTTATGGGGATTTGAAGAGCAGACGGAATTCTGTGGCCAGCCCCACCAG TCCCACACGCTCGCTCCCCAGGAGTGCCTCCAGCTTTGAGGGGCGAAGTGTGCCTGCCACTCCTGTGCTCACCCGGGGCTCTGGCCCTCAGCTCTGCAA ACCCGAAGGCCTCCATTCTCGCCAGTGGTCCGGCAGCCAGGACTCGCAGATGGGCTTCCCCCGGGCAGAGCCTGCTTCCGATCGCGCCTCCCTCTTCGCAGCTCGTACCCGCCGCAGCAATAGCTCTGAGGCCCTGCTGGTGGACCGGGCAGCTGGAGCAGGAGCTgcctccccacctgcccccctGGCTCCCTCTACTGCTGGCCCCCCAGTCTGCAAGAGCAGTGAGGTGCTGTATGAGCGCCCCCAAGCAGCCCCTGCCTTCTCCTCCCGCACAGCTGGTCCCCCAGACCCTCCCCGAGCAGCCCGGCCTAGCTCAGCTGCCCCTGCCTCGCGCGGGCTCCCCCGCCTCCCACCCGTGTGTGGGGACTTCCTCTTGGACTGTTCCCTAGACCGGGGCCTGCCCCTCCGTGGTGGTAGTGGGCCGGCAGGCTGGggggagctgctgcctgcagctgagGTCCCAGGACCCCTGTCCCGTCGGGATGGGCTCCTGGCCATGGTCCCTGGCCCACCACCTGCATATGCCACTGATGGTAGCAGCCCCCTCCTCCGCAGCAAGGACCTGCACACCCGTGCTGCCCGCACGAAGCCCTGTGGCCTGCCCCCAGAGGCTGCTGAGGGTCCAGAGGGCCATGCCAACCCTCTGCTGTGGATGCCCCCACCCACCCGCATTGCCCCTGCTGGTGAGCGTGGTCACAAGAATCTTGCCCTGGAGGGGCTGCGGGACTGGTACATCCGGAACTCGGGACTGGCGGCGGGGCCCCAGCGCCGGCCAGTGCCTCCCCATGCAGGCCCGCCACACCCACCCTTCCTGCCCTCCCGCTGCTTTGAGGTGGGCCAGGCTCAATACGGGGTTCCGAGCCAGGCGCCTCTCCCACACTCGAGGAGTTTCACGGCACCCCCTGTCTCTGGCAGGTACGGAGGAGGGTGCTTTTACTGA
- the CCDC120 gene encoding coiled-coil domain-containing protein 120 isoform X2, translated as MEVKSQLISSSTVNTPAAPFGEAAPQVKSERLRGLLDRQRALQEALSLKLQELRKVCLQEAELIGHLPPECPLEPGERPQLVRRRPPAARAYPPPHPNPAHHSLCPAEELALEALEREVSVQQQIAAAARRLALAPELTTEQRRRRRQVQADALRRLHELEEQLGDVRACLGLPGLPPPQPLPVPTGALMTTQGVCLGTRLTQLSQEEPRGCFSLAERPSPPKAWDQLRTVSGGSPERRAPWKPPPSDLYGDLKSRRNSVASPTSPTRSLPRSASSFEGRSVPATPVLTRGSGPQLCKPEGLHSRQWSGSQDSQMGFPRAEPASDRASLFAARTRRSNSSEALLVDRAAGAGAASPPAPLAPSTAGPPVCKSSEVLYERPQAAPAFSSRTAGPPDPPRAARPSSAAPASRGLPRLPPVCGDFLLDCSLDRGLPLRGGSGPAGWGELLPAAEVPGPLSRRDGLLAMVPGPPPAYATDGSSPLLRSKDLHTRAARTKPCGLPPEAAEGPEGHANPLLWMPPPTRIAPAGERGHKNLALEGLRDWYIRNSGLAAGPQRRPVPPHAGPPHPPFLPSRCFEVGQAQYGVPSQAPLPHSRSFTAPPVSGRYGGGCFY; from the exons ATGGAAGTCAAAAGTCAGCTGATCAGCTCATCTACTGTCAACACCCCAG CTGCCCCATTTGGAGAAGCTGCCCCCCAGGTGAAGTCTGAGCGGCTGCGTGGGCTGCTTGACCGGCAGCGGGCCCTGCAGGAGGCGCTGAGCCTGAAGCTTCAGGAGCTCCGCAAAGTGTGTCTCCAGGAGGCG gaGCTGATTGGCCACCTACCCCCTGAGTGTCCACTGGAGCCTGGTGAGCGGCCCCAGTTGGTCCGCCGGCGGCCCCCTGCAGCCCGTGCCTACCCTCCACCGCACCCCAACCCAGCACATCACTCCTTGTGCCCTGCCGAG GAGCTGGCTCTCGAGGCCCTGGAGCGCGAAGTATCTGTGCAGCAACAGATCGCAGCAGCTGCCCGccgcctggccctggctcctgagctGACCACAGAGCAGCGCCGGCGCCGGCGCCAGGTGCAGGCCGATGCACTGCGGAGACTCCACGAGCTGGAGGAGCAGCTTGGCGATGTGCGGGCTTGCCTTGGCCTCCCAGGGCTCCCAccgccccagcccctgccagttCCCACGGGTGCACTCATGACTACCCAGGGAGTCTGTCTGGGCACACGCCTCACTCAGCTCAGCCAAG AGGAACCTCGTGGCTGCTTCTCTTTGGCTGAGCGCCCATCACCACCCAAAGCCTGGGATCAGCTGCGGACTGTGTCTGGGGGGAGCCCTGAGCGGCGTGCCCCATGGAAACCACCCCCATCAGATCTTTATGGGGATTTGAAGAGCAGACGGAATTCTGTGGCCAGCCCCACCAG TCCCACACGCTCGCTCCCCAGGAGTGCCTCCAGCTTTGAGGGGCGAAGTGTGCCTGCCACTCCTGTGCTCACCCGGGGCTCTGGCCCTCAGCTCTGCAA ACCCGAAGGCCTCCATTCTCGCCAGTGGTCCGGCAGCCAGGACTCGCAGATGGGCTTCCCCCGGGCAGAGCCTGCTTCCGATCGCGCCTCCCTCTTCGCAGCTCGTACCCGCCGCAGCAATAGCTCTGAGGCCCTGCTGGTGGACCGGGCAGCTGGAGCAGGAGCTgcctccccacctgcccccctGGCTCCCTCTACTGCTGGCCCCCCAGTCTGCAAGAGCAGTGAGGTGCTGTATGAGCGCCCCCAAGCAGCCCCTGCCTTCTCCTCCCGCACAGCTGGTCCCCCAGACCCTCCCCGAGCAGCCCGGCCTAGCTCAGCTGCCCCTGCCTCGCGCGGGCTCCCCCGCCTCCCACCCGTGTGTGGGGACTTCCTCTTGGACTGTTCCCTAGACCGGGGCCTGCCCCTCCGTGGTGGTAGTGGGCCGGCAGGCTGGggggagctgctgcctgcagctgagGTCCCAGGACCCCTGTCCCGTCGGGATGGGCTCCTGGCCATGGTCCCTGGCCCACCACCTGCATATGCCACTGATGGTAGCAGCCCCCTCCTCCGCAGCAAGGACCTGCACACCCGTGCTGCCCGCACGAAGCCCTGTGGCCTGCCCCCAGAGGCTGCTGAGGGTCCAGAGGGCCATGCCAACCCTCTGCTGTGGATGCCCCCACCCACCCGCATTGCCCCTGCTGGTGAGCGTGGTCACAAGAATCTTGCCCTGGAGGGGCTGCGGGACTGGTACATCCGGAACTCGGGACTGGCGGCGGGGCCCCAGCGCCGGCCAGTGCCTCCCCATGCAGGCCCGCCACACCCACCCTTCCTGCCCTCCCGCTGCTTTGAGGTGGGCCAGGCTCAATACGGGGTTCCGAGCCAGGCGCCTCTCCCACACTCGAGGAGTTTCACGGCACCCCCTGTCTCTGGCAGGTACGGAGGAGGGTGCTTTTACTGA
- the CCDC120 gene encoding coiled-coil domain-containing protein 120 isoform X3, which yields MEVKSQLISSSTVNTPAAPFGEAAPQVKSERLRGLLDRQRALQEALSLKLQELRKVCLQEAELIGHLPPECPLEPGERPQLVRRRPPAARAYPPPHPNPAHHSLCPAEELALEALEREVSVQQQIAAAARRLALAPELTTEQRRRRRQVQADALRRLHELEEQLGDVRACLGLPGLPPPQPLPVPTGALMTTQGVCLGTRLTQLSQEDVVLHSESSSLSESGASHDNEEPRGCFSLAERPSPPKAWDQLRTVSGGSPERRAPWKPPPSDLYGDLKSRRNSVASPTSPTRSLPRSASSFEGRSVPATPVLTRGSGPQLCKPEGLHSRQWSGSQDSQMGFPRAEPASDRASLFAARTRRSNSSEALLVDRAAGAGAASPPAPLAPSTAGPPVCKSSEVLYERPQAAPAFSSRTAGPPDPPRAARPSSAAPASRGLPRLPPVCGDFLLDCSLDRGLPLRGGSGPAGWGELLPAAEVPGPLSRRDGLLAMVPGPPPAYATDGSSPLLRSKDLHTRAARTKPCGLPPEAAEGPEGHANPLLWMPPPTRIAPAGERGHKNLALEGLRDWYIRNSGLAAGPQRRPVPPHAGPPHPPFLPSRCFEVGQAQYGVPSQAPLPHSRSFTAPPVSGRYYADFLYPPELSARLSDVTLDGDQSSSSDPQTPGTLV from the exons ATGGAAGTCAAAAGTCAGCTGATCAGCTCATCTACTGTCAACACCCCAG CTGCCCCATTTGGAGAAGCTGCCCCCCAGGTGAAGTCTGAGCGGCTGCGTGGGCTGCTTGACCGGCAGCGGGCCCTGCAGGAGGCGCTGAGCCTGAAGCTTCAGGAGCTCCGCAAAGTGTGTCTCCAGGAGGCG gaGCTGATTGGCCACCTACCCCCTGAGTGTCCACTGGAGCCTGGTGAGCGGCCCCAGTTGGTCCGCCGGCGGCCCCCTGCAGCCCGTGCCTACCCTCCACCGCACCCCAACCCAGCACATCACTCCTTGTGCCCTGCCGAG GAGCTGGCTCTCGAGGCCCTGGAGCGCGAAGTATCTGTGCAGCAACAGATCGCAGCAGCTGCCCGccgcctggccctggctcctgagctGACCACAGAGCAGCGCCGGCGCCGGCGCCAGGTGCAGGCCGATGCACTGCGGAGACTCCACGAGCTGGAGGAGCAGCTTGGCGATGTGCGGGCTTGCCTTGGCCTCCCAGGGCTCCCAccgccccagcccctgccagttCCCACGGGTGCACTCATGACTACCCAGGGAGTCTGTCTGGGCACACGCCTCACTCAGCTCAGCCAAG AGGACGTAGTTCTGCATTCGGAGAGCAGCTCCCTGTCTGAGTCCGGGGCCAGCCATGACAATG AGGAACCTCGTGGCTGCTTCTCTTTGGCTGAGCGCCCATCACCACCCAAAGCCTGGGATCAGCTGCGGACTGTGTCTGGGGGGAGCCCTGAGCGGCGTGCCCCATGGAAACCACCCCCATCAGATCTTTATGGGGATTTGAAGAGCAGACGGAATTCTGTGGCCAGCCCCACCAG TCCCACACGCTCGCTCCCCAGGAGTGCCTCCAGCTTTGAGGGGCGAAGTGTGCCTGCCACTCCTGTGCTCACCCGGGGCTCTGGCCCTCAGCTCTGCAA ACCCGAAGGCCTCCATTCTCGCCAGTGGTCCGGCAGCCAGGACTCGCAGATGGGCTTCCCCCGGGCAGAGCCTGCTTCCGATCGCGCCTCCCTCTTCGCAGCTCGTACCCGCCGCAGCAATAGCTCTGAGGCCCTGCTGGTGGACCGGGCAGCTGGAGCAGGAGCTgcctccccacctgcccccctGGCTCCCTCTACTGCTGGCCCCCCAGTCTGCAAGAGCAGTGAGGTGCTGTATGAGCGCCCCCAAGCAGCCCCTGCCTTCTCCTCCCGCACAGCTGGTCCCCCAGACCCTCCCCGAGCAGCCCGGCCTAGCTCAGCTGCCCCTGCCTCGCGCGGGCTCCCCCGCCTCCCACCCGTGTGTGGGGACTTCCTCTTGGACTGTTCCCTAGACCGGGGCCTGCCCCTCCGTGGTGGTAGTGGGCCGGCAGGCTGGggggagctgctgcctgcagctgagGTCCCAGGACCCCTGTCCCGTCGGGATGGGCTCCTGGCCATGGTCCCTGGCCCACCACCTGCATATGCCACTGATGGTAGCAGCCCCCTCCTCCGCAGCAAGGACCTGCACACCCGTGCTGCCCGCACGAAGCCCTGTGGCCTGCCCCCAGAGGCTGCTGAGGGTCCAGAGGGCCATGCCAACCCTCTGCTGTGGATGCCCCCACCCACCCGCATTGCCCCTGCTGGTGAGCGTGGTCACAAGAATCTTGCCCTGGAGGGGCTGCGGGACTGGTACATCCGGAACTCGGGACTGGCGGCGGGGCCCCAGCGCCGGCCAGTGCCTCCCCATGCAGGCCCGCCACACCCACCCTTCCTGCCCTCCCGCTGCTTTGAGGTGGGCCAGGCTCAATACGGGGTTCCGAGCCAGGCGCCTCTCCCACACTCGAGGAGTTTCACGGCACCCCCTGTCTCTGGCAG ATACTACGCGGACTTCCTGTATCCCCCGGAGCTGAGTGCTCGTTTAAGTGATGTGACGCTAGACGGGGACCAGTCCTCCAGTTCTGACCCCCAGACTCCAGGGACGCTGGTCTGA